The SAR324 cluster bacterium sequence CCGATAGCTATATCTGAAGTAAATTCGGTAGACTCGGTAGTTGGTTCTGTTGTCAATCCAAACCCACTTCCACGTTTTGAAGGTGTTTGAGGGATTTTAGTCCTTTCAAATCCAGCATGGTTTTGCATAGTTATAAGATTTCTAAACCCTCTGTGACAGGCAAACGCATTGGACGAACTGATTAAAAAAACTAATCCAGTAAGTGTAAATACTAATTTGAATGATCTCATCATTACTCTATTAAGATATGGTCGGTATTATATCATTCCTTAGATTTTTAACCTTTTCCATGCAGATGCATGGTTGATACCCGTTCGGCACTACGTATAATGGCAGCATTTTACTGCCTGAGTTCTTAGACCATTGGATTAACAATCATTCGGTGAGGTATGTCAGGATGGTGGAATTTGGCTTATGTATTGGGCCAACAAGCAGCAAGTTGCTCATCATTGTTGACCACCGTATAGAATTCATTGATTGAATGACTAATATGATCTTTGGCAAATACACCATGATAG is a genomic window containing:
- a CDS encoding DUF3015 family protein — its product is EESAQGQGPHLEALASHVGCNAQQTVLLEKALQQNYHGVFAKDHISHSINEFYTVVNNDEQLAACWPNT